ACCTTCTTGGGTGAGTTGCTTTATTTCGCCAACGGTTTCAATAATTCCTGTAAACATTGTAGTATTTGGTTACATTTGTACTGCAAAAGTAACAATTAAAAAAGCCAAACATAATGAGCAGAGAGGATAAAATAGTAGTCGGTATTTCCATCGGCGATATTAATGGGATTGGAAGCGAAATTATACTGAAAACGTTTGAGGATTCGCGTATGCTAGAGTTTTGTACGCCCGTTATTTTTGCGTCAGTAAAATTGATGTCTTTTTTCAAAAAACACTTTGAAGTGGACATCAATTTCCACGGAATTGATAAAATAGAAGATATTGTTCCGAAGAAAATAAACGTGCTGAATGTGTGGAAAGAACATGTTGATGTTTCGTTTGGTGAAGAAAATCCAACAGGAGGCGAGTATGCTATAAAATCCTTGAAAGCTGCGGTATCGGCATTAAAAAATAAAAGGATTGATGCTCTTGTTACGGCACCAATTAACAAATCAAACATTCAATCTGAAAGTTTTAATTTTCCCGGGCATACCGATTATTTGGCACAGGAACTTGAGGGCGAAAGCTTAATGCTTTTAATTTCTGAAAATTTGCGTGTTGGACTTTTAACGGACCACGTAGCCGTAAAAGACGTAGTGAAAAACATTACAAGGGAACGCATCGATAAAAAAATCAATACAATTTACCATACCTTAATTGAGGACTTCGGAATTGAAAAACCAAAAATTGCCGTCTTGGGAATCAATCCACATACGGGCGATAATGGTGTAATTGGTGATGAAGATGACACACTTTTACGTCCCGCGTTAGATAACATTCGTAAAAACGGCAAATTGGTCTTCGGGCCATATGCCGCAGATAGTTTTTTTGGCTCGGGTAATTATAAAAACTTTGACGCGATAATAGCCTCCTATCACGATCAAGGATTGATTCCTTTTAAAACATTGGCTTTTGGGAAAGGTGTAAATTTCACGGCAGGACTTAACCGC
The Aequorivita iocasae genome window above contains:
- the pdxA gene encoding 4-hydroxythreonine-4-phosphate dehydrogenase PdxA; protein product: MSREDKIVVGISIGDINGIGSEIILKTFEDSRMLEFCTPVIFASVKLMSFFKKHFEVDINFHGIDKIEDIVPKKINVLNVWKEHVDVSFGEENPTGGEYAIKSLKAAVSALKNKRIDALVTAPINKSNIQSESFNFPGHTDYLAQELEGESLMLLISENLRVGLLTDHVAVKDVVKNITRERIDKKINTIYHTLIEDFGIEKPKIAVLGINPHTGDNGVIGDEDDTLLRPALDNIRKNGKLVFGPYAADSFFGSGNYKNFDAIIASYHDQGLIPFKTLAFGKGVNFTAGLNRIRTSPDHGTAFDLAGKNEANFESFREAVFSAVSIFETREEYTEISKNPLQTSRKRGFSKKK